One segment of Paramormyrops kingsleyae isolate MSU_618 chromosome 8, PKINGS_0.4, whole genome shotgun sequence DNA contains the following:
- the LOC111840049 gene encoding uncharacterized protein: MEEHLKEPKPKKGRYALPNAPAITREQISPAVDNLHLSGQSSPDLHSHGHSSPDVSPHGQSSPDLHPSCYYSPDLYADGHSTPEIYSSQQTSTTMLSSGWHGLSESRSSSKSSTETLLRHANVEVRRPAHKSREIHKKRHSESSRHPEQHHTRDIQQTSSLQIFLLRNILTKQEMLMDQQRIIFKTLQSMQSSQDTEIGLDRNLLPLKDLGSLQNMEDNLWSTPDLHKQMVNTLALKGGTDVQECVWRIMHGLFTNSLARKVNMRGVNGKIGFLRLQIRDVVIAAVRRNRLTSEATEKEIDATIKRWLFLAPDRDGGRKERMKNKVREESTTG; this comes from the exons ATGGAAGAACACCTGAAAGAACCAAAGCCAAAAAAAGG GAGGTATGCCTTACCTAATGCTCCAGCGATCACTAGGGAACAGATTTCTCCTGCAGTAGACAACCTCCACCTAAGTGGCCAAAGCAGTCCTGACCTTCACTCACATGGCCATAGCAGTCCTGATGTTAGCCCACATGGCCAAAGCAGTCCTGACCTTCACCCAAGTTGCTACTACAGTCCTGACCTGTATGCAGATGGCCACAGCACTCCTGAGATCTACTCAAGTCAGCAGACCAGCACTACTATGCTATCCTCAGGCTGGCATGGTCTCTCTGAGAGCCGTTCATCAAGTAAATCGAGCACTGAGACCCTATTAAGGCATGCTAACGTTGAGGTCAGAAGACCAGCCCACAAAAGTAGGGAGATCCATAAAAAAAGGCACTCTGAATCTTCAAGGCACCCTGAGCAACATCACACCAGGGACATCCAGCAAACATCCAGCCTCCAAATTT tcCTTCTTCGTAATATACTAAcaaaacaggaaatgctgatGGACCAACAGAGAATTATCTTTAAGACCCTCCAGTCTATGCAATCAAGTCAGGACACGGAGATAGGCCTGGATCGAAATTTGTTGCCACTCAAAGATCTCGGTTCTCTTCAGAACATGGAGGACAATCTGTGGAGTACTCCTGACCTCCATAAACAAATG GTAAACACACTGGCTCTTAAAGGTGGGACAGATGTTCAGGAGTGTGTTTGGAGAATCATGCATGGACTGTTTACGAACTCCTTGGCGAGGAAAGTTAATATGAGAGGAGTGAATGGAAAGATTGGCTTCCTACGCCTACAGATACGAGATGTTGTGATTG CGGCTGTGAGGCGTAACCGTCTAACATCTGAGGCCACAGAAAAAGAAATTGATGCCACCATTAAAAGATGGCTATTTCTGGCCCCAGACAGAGATGGTGGCCGAAAAGAGAGGATGAAGAACAAAGTGCGTGAGGAGAGTACGACTGGTTAG